In the genome of Coprothermobacter sp., one region contains:
- a CDS encoding aspartate aminotransferase, translating into MLKVTKRVQRAGGEGAFVVMAKAQELERQGKSMIYMQIGEPDFNTPENIKQAGMRAIEQNYTHYSPTMGRMDFRKTIAEYISRTRGVPVTAEEVLVTPGAKDVIYSSCMTLLEDGDEAIYPNPSYPIYESCINISGAKAVPLPILEEKDFGFDRDTFVKLISPRTRLVVINSPANPTGGIIAREDLELVAEMARKYDFYVLSDEIYSRLVFEGEHFSIASLPGMKERTIIMDGMSKTYAMTGWRLGYAAGPRDLIEWMSKVIANTASCTATFTQMAGIEALTGPQDDEEKMRQEFLARREIIVDGLNAIPGVTCRKPHGAFYVFPNVKSFGRSSQEIADHLLYNAGVACLAGTGFGSFGEGYLRFSYATSRENIALALGRIRTALAELK; encoded by the coding sequence ATGCTGAAAGTAACGAAACGTGTGCAGAGGGCTGGTGGCGAAGGAGCCTTCGTCGTCATGGCCAAGGCGCAGGAACTGGAACGCCAGGGCAAGAGCATGATCTATATGCAGATCGGCGAACCCGACTTCAACACCCCCGAGAACATCAAGCAAGCCGGTATGCGGGCGATCGAGCAGAACTACACCCACTACTCGCCCACCATGGGCCGGATGGATTTCCGCAAGACCATTGCCGAGTACATCAGCAGGACCCGTGGCGTCCCAGTCACGGCGGAAGAGGTGCTGGTCACCCCAGGCGCCAAGGACGTCATCTACTCGTCGTGCATGACCCTGCTCGAAGACGGCGACGAGGCGATCTACCCCAATCCGTCGTATCCTATCTATGAATCATGCATCAACATCTCCGGCGCCAAGGCCGTGCCCCTCCCGATCCTCGAGGAGAAGGACTTCGGCTTCGACCGCGACACGTTCGTGAAGCTGATCTCGCCGCGCACCAGGCTGGTCGTCATCAACTCGCCTGCCAACCCCACCGGCGGCATCATTGCGCGCGAGGACCTAGAGCTGGTTGCCGAGATGGCCAGGAAGTATGACTTCTACGTCCTGTCGGACGAGATCTATTCGCGTCTGGTGTTTGAAGGCGAGCATTTCTCCATTGCGTCGCTCCCCGGCATGAAGGAGCGCACGATCATCATGGACGGCATGTCCAAGACTTACGCCATGACCGGGTGGCGCCTGGGCTACGCAGCCGGGCCGCGCGACCTCATCGAGTGGATGTCCAAGGTCATCGCGAATACGGCATCCTGCACCGCTACGTTCACCCAGATGGCAGGCATCGAAGCGCTGACTGGCCCGCAGGACGACGAGGAGAAGATGCGGCAAGAGTTCCTGGCCCGCCGGGAGATCATTGTCGATGGGCTCAACGCCATCCCCGGCGTCACCTGCCGCAAACCGCACGGCGCCTTCTACGTCTTCCCGAACGTCAAGAGCTTTGGCCGCTCATCCCAGGAGATCGCCGACCACCTGCTCTACAACGCGGGCGTCGCCTGCCTGGCCGGGACCGGCTTCGGCTCGTTCGGGGAGGGGTACCTCCGCTTCTCGTATGCCACGTCGCGCGAGAACATCGCCCTTGCGCTCGGACGGATCCGTACGGCCCTGGCCGAACTGAAGTAG
- the gcvT gene encoding glycine cleavage system protein T, with translation MAQVLRTPLYDEHVRLGATMVEFAGYEMPIQYTSIIEEHKACRTAAGLFDVSHMGEIEVEGPDAEKFVSYIATWNAALLEPYEIKYAEFLYPEGTVVDDFFIYKYSATKFLLVVNAGNYEKDLAWVMGHKLGDITITGATATYAEVALQGPAAEDILKGMTTADIVGLAYFHFLETTVAGRKCIVSRTGYTGEDGYEIYVAPAEASYLWNAILDAGKPFGLLPNGLGARDTLRFEVCYWLYGHDLDNTIAPLEAGQNFVISWDHDFVGKPALLAMKAKGVPRAWIGVKMNSRAIPRNGFDCLAGSPEMPVKIGYVTSGNYCPTLGGSYALCMVEKDVVKVGDTVYIPIRGRAEAGIVVKRPFMRPNAGHKHDRCTIARER, from the coding sequence ATGGCACAGGTATTGCGTACGCCGCTGTACGACGAGCATGTGAGACTCGGTGCAACGATGGTCGAGTTCGCGGGCTACGAGATGCCGATTCAGTACACGAGCATCATCGAAGAGCACAAGGCCTGCCGCACGGCCGCGGGACTGTTTGATGTCTCGCACATGGGCGAGATCGAGGTCGAAGGACCGGATGCCGAGAAGTTTGTGAGCTATATTGCCACGTGGAATGCAGCCCTGCTCGAGCCGTACGAGATCAAGTATGCCGAGTTCCTCTATCCGGAGGGGACGGTCGTCGACGATTTCTTCATCTACAAGTATAGTGCGACGAAGTTCCTGTTGGTCGTCAACGCCGGCAACTACGAGAAGGACCTCGCGTGGGTCATGGGCCACAAACTGGGGGACATCACCATCACCGGAGCGACGGCTACGTACGCCGAAGTGGCCCTGCAGGGGCCGGCAGCAGAGGATATCCTGAAAGGCATGACCACCGCAGACATCGTGGGCCTGGCGTACTTCCACTTTCTGGAGACCACCGTTGCTGGACGCAAGTGCATCGTGTCGCGCACCGGTTACACAGGCGAGGACGGGTACGAGATCTACGTTGCTCCTGCAGAGGCATCGTACCTGTGGAATGCGATCCTGGACGCCGGCAAGCCGTTCGGTTTGCTGCCCAACGGACTGGGCGCGCGTGACACGCTGCGCTTCGAAGTGTGCTACTGGCTGTATGGCCATGACCTTGACAACACCATAGCGCCACTCGAAGCCGGGCAGAACTTCGTGATCAGCTGGGATCATGACTTCGTGGGCAAGCCCGCACTGCTGGCCATGAAAGCGAAGGGCGTCCCGCGCGCATGGATCGGCGTGAAGATGAACAGCAGGGCCATCCCGCGCAACGGGTTCGACTGCCTGGCAGGCAGCCCCGAGATGCCCGTCAAGATCGGCTACGTGACCAGCGGCAACTACTGCCCGACGCTGGGTGGGTCGTATGCTCTGTGCATGGTGGAGAAGGACGTGGTGAAGGTCGGCGACACGGTGTACATCCCGATTCGCGGAAGGGCCGAGGCAGGCATCGTGGTCAAGCGGCCGTTCATGCGGCCCAACGCCGGCCACAAGCACGACAGGTGCACGATCGCGCGTGAGCGCTGA
- a CDS encoding imidazolonepropionase — MAQPIIADLVIRNIGELLTMKGVDDPVVVPAAGDLGIIKRGEVAVRDRKILYVGAKDGGSYVVGPQTMIIDAEGKVVCPGFVDSHTHAVFAGTREDEFLMRQQGKSYAEIQAAGGGIVKTVRATRMASEEKLREALKRNIFKLSRYGSTTAEIKSGYGLNTEEEIKLLRVIKEVALETDILIVPTLLGAHVVPPEYVARRHKYVELVARDMVPMVHENHLAVFVDVYVDQGAFTIEEARDILTAARDHDMPRKLHADEMADDRGAELAAEMGCVSADHCIWTSEKGMKAMAKEGVVATLMPGTVLSLGRTKFADARGFIEHGVPVALATDYNPGTCMCPNMLLIMALGCLHMKMTAEEVMVAATINGAVAVNRGAQTGSLREGKDADLLVLDIDTYKELPYRFGENFVRYVVAGGGVIKAPKVFKKKYFQEC, encoded by the coding sequence ATGGCACAGCCGATCATTGCAGACCTGGTTATCCGTAATATAGGTGAGCTACTTACGATGAAGGGCGTGGACGATCCTGTCGTTGTACCTGCTGCGGGGGACCTGGGCATCATCAAGCGTGGCGAGGTCGCCGTCAGGGACAGGAAGATCCTCTACGTGGGGGCCAAGGACGGCGGTTCCTACGTCGTGGGCCCGCAGACGATGATCATCGACGCCGAGGGCAAGGTCGTGTGCCCAGGGTTCGTCGATTCCCACACCCACGCGGTCTTTGCCGGCACGCGCGAGGACGAGTTCCTCATGCGTCAGCAGGGAAAGTCCTATGCTGAGATTCAGGCCGCGGGCGGCGGCATCGTGAAGACCGTCCGGGCAACGCGCATGGCCAGCGAAGAGAAACTGCGCGAAGCGCTCAAGCGCAACATCTTCAAGCTGTCGCGCTATGGGTCGACCACAGCGGAGATCAAGAGCGGCTACGGCCTGAACACCGAGGAGGAGATCAAGCTGCTGCGCGTCATCAAGGAAGTTGCGCTGGAAACGGACATCCTCATCGTCCCGACCCTGCTGGGGGCGCATGTCGTCCCTCCCGAATACGTCGCCAGGCGCCACAAGTACGTGGAACTCGTCGCGAGGGACATGGTCCCCATGGTCCACGAGAACCATCTGGCGGTCTTCGTCGACGTGTATGTGGACCAGGGGGCATTCACGATCGAAGAGGCTCGCGACATCCTGACGGCCGCCCGTGACCATGACATGCCGCGCAAGCTCCATGCCGACGAGATGGCGGATGACCGCGGTGCCGAGCTGGCAGCCGAGATGGGATGTGTCAGTGCCGATCACTGCATCTGGACCAGCGAGAAGGGCATGAAGGCCATGGCGAAGGAAGGCGTTGTCGCAACCCTCATGCCGGGCACTGTCCTGTCGCTGGGACGCACGAAGTTCGCGGATGCACGTGGGTTCATCGAGCACGGCGTTCCGGTCGCTCTAGCGACGGACTACAATCCGGGGACCTGCATGTGCCCCAACATGCTGCTCATCATGGCACTGGGATGCCTGCACATGAAGATGACCGCCGAGGAAGTCATGGTCGCAGCGACCATCAACGGCGCCGTGGCAGTGAATCGTGGCGCACAGACCGGTTCGCTGCGCGAGGGCAAGGATGCCGACCTGCTCGTCCTCGATATCGATACCTACAAGGAGCTCCCCTATCGTTTCGGGGAGAACTTCGTCCGGTACGTCGTGGCTGGGGGAGGAGTCATCAAGGCTCCCAAGGTCTTCAAGAAGAAGTATTTCCAGGAGTGTTAG
- the ftcD gene encoding glutamate formimidoyltransferase gives MKKVIECVPNISEGRDTDKIKTIAGVIERPGAKLLDLSSDPNHNRTVITYAGEPQAVAEAAFDVARAAIESIDLTHHQGEHPRMGAVDVIPFIPVAGVTMAECCEIAEQVGKRIGEELNLPVYLYAESARVPQRCKLPTIREGEFEGFAAKIKDPAWQPDFGPAERHPTAGCVAVGARNFLVAFNVDLDTSDVKIASRIAKSMRESSGGLMNVQAKGIFLEDKQRAQVSMNILNFATTPLYRVFELVRMEAARYGVGIVASELIGLAPAQVFMDVASYYLQLPGLTRDALVETRIYE, from the coding sequence GTGAAAAAGGTCATAGAGTGTGTTCCCAACATCAGTGAAGGCCGGGACACCGATAAGATCAAGACCATTGCCGGCGTCATCGAACGACCGGGGGCGAAGTTGCTGGACCTGTCGTCCGACCCCAATCACAACCGGACCGTCATCACGTATGCGGGTGAGCCCCAGGCTGTTGCCGAGGCAGCATTCGACGTGGCCAGGGCGGCAATCGAAAGCATCGATCTGACGCACCACCAGGGCGAACACCCCCGTATGGGCGCTGTGGACGTCATCCCGTTCATCCCTGTCGCCGGCGTAACGATGGCGGAATGCTGTGAAATAGCGGAGCAGGTAGGGAAGCGTATCGGTGAGGAGCTGAACCTGCCCGTGTACCTGTATGCGGAGTCGGCCAGGGTACCGCAGCGCTGCAAGCTGCCCACCATCCGTGAAGGTGAGTTCGAGGGCTTTGCCGCAAAGATCAAGGACCCGGCATGGCAGCCAGACTTTGGCCCTGCGGAACGCCATCCGACAGCAGGCTGTGTCGCTGTGGGAGCCCGCAACTTTCTCGTTGCCTTCAACGTGGACTTGGACACCAGCGACGTCAAGATCGCCAGCCGCATCGCCAAGAGCATGCGCGAGTCGTCGGGTGGTCTCATGAACGTGCAGGCAAAGGGCATTTTCCTCGAAGACAAGCAGAGGGCGCAGGTGTCGATGAACATCCTCAATTTCGCGACGACACCGTTGTACCGCGTGTTCGAGCTGGTCAGGATGGAGGCCGCCCGCTACGGCGTCGGCATCGTCGCAAGCGAACTCATCGGCCTGGCTCCGGCACAGGTGTTCATGGACGTGGCATCCTACTATCTTCAGTTGCCCGGACTGACCAGGGACGCCCTGGTCGAAACACGAATCTACGAGTAG